In Hyphomicrobium denitrificans 1NES1, the genomic stretch CAGGGCATGTGTCCGAGCAGGACTTCACGACGATCGATTTGCCGTCGTCGAGCCCGCTTTACACGAAGTCTTTGGAAGAAAAACTCAGCGTTTGGCGCGCAAAATTGCTGACGACCGTATCCGGCTAAAAGCGCCGCGCGAAATAATCGATGCCGAACTGCGGCAGCAGGCGGCGCATGACGGCGGCCATCAGCGTCGGTGTCGTGACGTAGTAGTGCCGACGGGGCCGCGTACTTTCTACCGCGTGAATCAGGCGTTTCGTTACGGCTTCGGGTTCGAGCTTGAACGAGATTTGTCCGCCGGCATTCATCTTTTCGAGGCGTGTTTGATAAACTTCGCGGTGCGGAGAATTCTCGATATCGATGGTTGCGAGCAGACGTGCCACAGAGTGCTCGACGAAGCGTGAGCGGATCGGTCCCGGTTCGATCAAGGAAACACGGATGCCGGAGCCTTCGAGTTCCAGCCGTAGCGATGTCGTCAGGGCCTCAAGTGCGAACTTCGAGGCGCAATAGGCGCCGCGATATGGCGCGACGACCATCCCCAGAACCGATGAGCAATTGACGATCCGACCCGCGCCGTTCTTGCGCATCGACGGAATGAGCCGTCGCGCCAGATCGTGTGCGCCGATCAAATTGACTTCGAGTTGTTCGCGCAAAAGCGCTGGGGACAAATCTTCCACGGCGCCCGCTTGTCCGAAGGCCGCGTTGTTGAACAATGCGTCGAGGTGGCCGCGCGTAAGCTCCAACGCACGAATAGCGCATGTTGCGATCGATTGCGGATCAGCCAATTCGAGATGCAGCGCTTCGACGCCCTCGAAATTCTGGAGGCGCGCGAGGTCGTCGGACTTCCGGGCCGTCGCAAGGACTCGCCAGCCGCGCTGTTTCATTGTTCGGGCGGCGTCGAGGCCGATGCCGGACGAGCATCCGGTGATGAGAATTGAGCGTGCCATGAAAGCCCGGGTAGGTCGTGAAACGCGGACGGTTTCGTGCGTCCTCGTGTATATGCTCGCGGGCGTGACCGCAAAGGCGTAAAAACCTCGCAACTCACCGGAGGTGTTGCTAAGGCCGTTACTTCTTGAATTTCAGAATCACTTTGCCGCTTTCGTCCTTGATAATTAGCATTCCGCCGTCGATCGTGAACGACCGCGCGGCTTCGAGCGCAGCGAAGTATTGCGATTCGATCTCCGACTTGCCCTCGCACATCATTTTTGTCGAGGCCAGCGGTCCGATCTGGATCGCGTCGTCTTCGATGCTGATCAGGCCGTTGAAGCGGTTGCAGCCGCCGGTTCCCGAGGCTTTATCGGTCGTGTAGTCGAGGGTCAGCCCTTCAACGGGCTTGCCGTTGAGTTCGACTGCGGTCCAGCTTGCCGTCGGCGGACCGTCGTCATCGTCGGCAAGGGCGGGCCCACAAGCCGCAAGGGCCAGCGTCGTCAAGAGGAATGCCGTTGTCAGTCTCATGGTGCTCGGCTCCTCATTTCCTTGTTAAGTCCCGTCGCGATCAGTTGGTGTTTTCGAGCAGGCGGCGCGCGATGACCTGTGCCTGGATCTCTGCGGCGCCTTCGAAGATGTTCAGAATGCGTGCATCGCAGAGCACGCGGCTGATCGGATATTCGAGCGCGAAGCCATTGCCGCCATGGATCTGCAACGCATTGTCGGCGTTTGCCCAAGCAACGCGTGCGCCGAGCAGTTTCGCCATGCCGGCTTCGAGATCGCAGCGGCGTCCGGCATCTTTCTGGCGCGCCGAGAAGTACGTGAGCTGGCGCGCGATCATCGTCTCAACAGCCATCATCACGACCTTGTTGCGGACACGCGGGAACGAATAGATCGGCTTGCCGAACTGCACGCGCTCCAGCGCATACTTGAGACCGAGGTCCATCGCGCATTGCGCGACGCCGACGGCGCGGGCGGCTGTCTGGATGCGCGCGCCCTCGAACGTGTTCATCAGCTGCTTGAAGCCCTGGCCTTCGACGCCACCGAGAAGGTTCACCGCGGGCACTTCGAAATTGTCGAAGGAGATGTCGTATTCCTTCATGCCGCGGTAGCCGAGGACTTCGATCTCACCACCAGTCATACCCTTAGCCGGGAACGGATCTTCATCGTTGCCGCGCGGCTTTTCGGCGAGGAACATCGACAGGCCCTTGTAGCCCGGTTCGTTCGGATTGGTGCGCGTCAGGACGGTCATGATGTCGGCGCGAACCGGGTGCGTGATCCAGGTCTTCTGGCCGGTGATCTTGTAGACGTCGCCATCCTTCACGGCGCGCGTCTTCAGTGATGCAAGATCGGAGCCGGTGTTCGGTTCGGTGAAGACGGCCGTCGGCAGCATTTCGCCGGAGGCGATCTTCGGAAGATATTTCTCTTTCTGCTCGGGCGTGCCGTTGTGCAGGATCAACTCGCCCGCAATCTCGGCGCGCGTTCCGAGCGAGCCGACGCCGATGTAGCCGCGCGATAGTTCTTCCGACGCGACACACATCGATTCCTTGCCGAGCGCCATGCCGCCGAATTCTTCCGGCAGCGCCAATCCGAAGACGCCGAGCTCCGCGAGCTTCGCAATAACTTCGAGCGGGATGTATTCGTTCTTGAGATGCCACTCGTGCGCGTGCGGATAGACTTCATCGAGGCAGAAGCGGCGCATCAGGTCCTGGATCTGCGCATGCGTTTCGTCGAGGCCGGTGTCGCCGAACGTCATCGCTTCGGGCTGCGCGGCGATCAATTCGCCGAGGCGCGCCTTCACCGCTTCCGAGCCGCCTTCCGCGACGAGATCGGCGATCGAATCGTCGAAGCGACGAAGATCGGCCTTCGAGACGCCGAGCGCGTCGGGGCGGGCGATTTCGAGTTGGCTCATCGGAATGCCGCTGGCGATCTGCGCACCATATTCCGCGAAGGCAGCAATCAGGAGGAGCTGCTCGAGTTCTCCGAAGCGGCCCTCGCCGTTCAGGCGGTTTGCCCAGTCGTGCATCTGGCGCAGGCCTTCGACGGCGGTCGCGAGCCACGCGAGTCCGTGGGCGGTATGCTGGGCGTTGTCGATGCCGCCGGCTTCCTGGATCTTGATGCGAACACCCGCCTTCGCCGCCTGTAGGATGCGGTCCGCACCGGTGACGGCTTCGCCGCAGCGCTCGATGAGCTTCTCAGGACCGGCGGATAGAATGTTGGCTCCGGCCTTCAAGGGCGCGACGGACATGAATTTCTCCTGAAAAGATGGCTGGGAGCGGCAGCTAAAGCAGCAATGCTCTTTGGCCACGCCGTGGTCAGTTTACTAGCCGCGGGAAATAAGCCAACTGATCGCCGACCGCAACCGGCGCTCAGACGCAGCCGGTGACCCAAAGTCGTGCCGCCGCGGGCCGAAAAGCGCGACCGATCGGCGCGAACGCTCGTAGTGCGGTGGTGGTCTGGATCGTGGCAGACGATTACGCCGTTAACTGAACAGACTTGGGTCGAAAAGCCTGTGTCCGAAATGCAGCCCGAGTGGAAGAGCTGCTTCGGAATTATGGACCTTGGGCACCTCAGCAACTAGGTTCCGCGACGAACGGCAGGCCGGGAGAATGAAGGACCGATGAAGCGGGCACGCAGACTGTTCGAAGCCATTTATCGGCTTTACGAGCATTCGGGGTTCGCGATGGCGGGCGCGGTCGCGTTTTCCTTCGTCGTTTCGATTTTCCCGTTCTGCATTTTCCTGGGTGCGCTTTCGGGTGTGTTCGGCGGGCGCGAGCTTGCGCAGGATGCTATCAACCAGCTCTTCGCCATCCTGCCCGAGCCGGTCGCCAAGGGTATCGCGCCCGAGATCGAGGCGGTGATGGGCTCGCGGCGCATCGACCTGCTGACGGCCAGCGGATTTCTGGCGCTCTTCTTCGCCACGAGCGCGATCGAAACGTTGCGCGCGGCGCTCAACGGGGCTTACCGCGTGCACGAGAAGCGGCCGTATCCGCTTTGCCTGCTGGTCAGCATGCTTTTCGTATTCGTCAGTGCGATTTCGACCTTGGTGCTGACGTGGGCGGTCGTCGTCGGGCCAAGCGTTATCGGTCCTGCGATTGCATCGCAGTTTCAGTCCGAATGGATCAAGCGGCTGTTCGATTCGACGGATCTCGGTCCGGGCGTACGATACGGCTTGGCGGGCGCCGTGATCGCGGCGCAGTTGTGCGCGTTGCACTTGTGGCTCGCTGCTGGACGGCGGCGCTTGGCCGATGTTTGGCCGGGGATCTTGCTGTCGATCGTTCTTTGGCTGGCACTCGCGGGCCTGTGGTCGCGTTATCTTGCGATCACGAACTATTCGCTGTTTTACGCCGGTCTTTCGCAGTTGATGATCGCATTGATCTTCTTCCAGTTCACGGCGATCACGATTCTGCTGGGCGCGGAGTTCAATCGTGGCGTCATCGAAATGAAGCGGATGCGGCGCGAAGCGGCCGAGCGCGCGGCGTTCGGCGGCGGCTCGCCGAGCTGATCTCTGAATTTCTTCGCCGTTGGCAGAAGGTAACCGCAGGGGCCGGGTGCAGGAGAGTTCTCCCGTCGCCCCCAGACATCTCCTTCTGGAGGGCGGGGGGAGTGCTCAGCGCTGGCGCGGACCGGCCTCAATGACGTCCTCAAGCGTCCGGAGCCCCGTCGTCGGGGCCGAGACGAGGACGGCCATGTTGCCCGGTTTGTGCTCGTTCTTCATCATGCGCATGTGGGCCTTGGGGATCTGCTCCCAGGACAGAACTTCCGACATGCACGGGTCGATGCGCCGCTCGACCACCAGCTTGTTGGCCTGCGACGCCTGAGCAAGGTTTGCAAAGTGCGAGCCCTGGACGCGCTTCTGGTGCATCCACAAGTAGCGGGCGTCCATCGTTAGATTGTAGCCGGTCGTACCGGCACAAATGACGACCATTCCGCCGCGCTTCACGACCTGCACGGAGACGGCGATCGTCGATTCGCCGGGGTGCTCGAAGACGCAGTCGACGTTCACGCCCTTGCCGGTGATGTCCCAGATCGCTTTGCCGAATTTGCGCATTTCCTTCAGCCACTCGGCATATTCCGGCGAGCCGACCTTGGGAAGCTGTCCCCAGCACTTGAAGTCTTTGCGGTTGATGGCGCCCTTGGCGCCAAGCTGAAGGACGTAATCCTTCTTGTCGTCTTCCGACACCACGCCGATTGCGTTGGCGCCGGACGTCGCGCAGAGCTGCACGGCGAAGGAGCCGAGGCCGCCCGATGCACCCCAGACGAGAACGTTGTGGCCGGGCCTTAGAACATGCGGACGATGGCCGAACAGCATGCGGTAGGCCGTTGCGAGGGTCAGCGTGTAGCAGGCGCTCTCTTCCCAAGTCAGATGCTTCGGACGTTCGAGAAGCTGGCGATCCTGCACACGGCAGAACTGCGCAAAGGAGCCGTCTGGCGTCTCGTAACCCCAGATGCGCTGGCTCGGCGAAAACATCGGATCGCCGCCGTTGCACTCTTCGTCGTCGCCATCGTCCTGGTTGCAGTGAATGACGACTTCGTCGCCGACTTTCCACCGCTTCACCTTGGAGCCAACGGCCCAAACGATGCCCGACGCATCGGAGCCCGCAATATGATAGGGATGCTTATGGACGTCGCGGATTGGCGAAATCGGCACGCCAAGCGAGGCCCAGACGCCGTTGTAGTTGACGCCTGCCGCCATCACGAGAACCAGGACATCGTGGCTGTCGAGTTCCCAGGTCGGAACAACTTCGACCTGCATAGCCTTGTCCGGCTCGCCATGCCGCTCTTCGCGGATCGTCCAGGCGTACATGTTTTTCGGCACGTGCCCGAGAGGCGGGATCTCGCCGATCTCGTAAAGGTCTTTCTTGACCCCTGCTTCGAGCGATTGGGCGGCGGTCGCCTCATTCTTCGTTGCCACGTTTTGGCTCGCCATCGATATTGCTTCTCCCGACTTTCCCCGCGACGAGGGCCGTTCTGGCTCGTCTTCTTCGCGTTTCCCCACGTCCCGGCGGAGGGGATCGCAGTATGAAGCACGTTTTTGCGCTGCAATGAAGGGGGCTCAAGTCGGGTGTTAACCGAGGATCAAGAACTCCTTAACCGCGAACGTCTAGCTTCTAGCGTGTACAAGACTTGATACTTTTTGCCACCCGCACGTTCGCCGCACGCTCTCCGACCGGATGCCCGCTATGCAAGATCTGCTGTGGCAGCTCAAAGATACTGACGCTTTCACCGTCTACATCGCCGCCGCATTGGTGGCCGCGGTTTTCTGGTTCATCCGGGAAATCGTCGATGCGCCGGTGCTAGCGGTCGTTTCGGTCCCGTTTTTGATGGCGGGTGGCATTCTCTCGCCGCTGGTTTTCCGGTCGGCGATGATCACGTTTGCCTACGATCAGGATACTAACGTTGCCGCGACGGTTGCCATTGGGGTCGTTACGGCGCTCGGCTTGATCGTGAGCTTCAAATGGCTATGGACGCTGTTGCTTGAACATCAGGCCCGGCGGGCGCGCCTTGAGCCCGTGGCGTACCGTTCGCGGGCGAGACGGTAGCTTGATTTTGGCATAAGCCGAGCGTTATCAAGTCAGAAAGAGCGGCGAACTGCCGTTTTTGCCTTTTCGCGACATTCAATTACCTTACATCCCTGATCGTAGCGACTGTTCCTGAGCCGAGAGACGCTGTTCGTATGCCGGAAACCAAGACTGCAAGTCCAGCCAATGCAAAAGACGGCAAGTCCGAGCGCGACAAGCCTTGGCTGTTTCGGACCTACGCCGGGCATTCGACCGCGGCCAAGTCGAACGAGCTCTACAAGAAAAATCTGGCCAAGGGTCAGACGGGCCTGTCGATCGCCTTCGACCTGCCGACGCAGACAGGCTACGACTCGGACCACGAGCTGGCGCGAGGCGAGGTCGGCAAGGTCGGCGTGCCTGTTTCTCACCTAGGCGATATGCTGACCCTGCTCGACGGCATCCCGCTCGATCAGATGAACACGTCGATGACGATCAACGCGACGGCTGCGTGGCTGTTGTCGCTTTATATCGCCGTTGCCGACCAGACCGGCGCTTCTCGTCTCAAGCTCACGGGCACGATTCAGAACGACATCATCAAGGAATACCTGTCGCGCGGCACATATGTGTTTCCGCCGCAGCCGTCGCTGCGGCTGATCAAGGATACGATCGTCTTTTCGACGAAGAACGTACCGAAGTGGAACCCGACGAACGTTTGCTCCTATCACCTGCAGGAAGCGGGTGCGACGCCGGTACAGGAACTTGCCTACGCGCTGGCCACGGCTATCGCCGTGCTCGATACCGTCAAGGCGTCGGGAGAAGTGCCGGCGGAAGAATTCGGCAACGTGGTCGGCCGTGTCTCGTTCTTCGTCAACGCGGGCATGCGTTTCATTACCGAAATGTGCAAGATGCGCGCCTTCGTCGAACTTTGGGACGAGATCACGCGCGAGCGTTACGGTGTCGAGGATGCGAAACATCGGCGGTTCCGCTACGGCGTACAGGTGAACTCGCTCGGCCTTACCGAGCCGCAGGCCGAGAACAACGTCTATCGTATCCTGATCGAAATGCTGGCCGTGACGCTGTCAAAGAATGCGCGTGCGCGTGCCGTGCAGTTGCCTGCGTGGAATGAGGCGCTGGGGCTGCCGCGGCCGTGGGATCAGCAATGGTCGCTCCGCATGCAACAAATCGTTGCGTACGAAACGGACCTTCTGGAATACGGCGATATTTTCGACGGCTCGGTCGAGATCGCGAAGAAGGTCGCCGCCCTCAAGGAAGAGGCGAAAGCGGAACTCGCGACAATCGAGAAAATGGGCGGTGCCGTCGCGGCGATCGACTACATGAAGCGCCGTCTCGTCGAGAGCGGGACGGGCCGGCTTTCGCAAATCGAGAGCGGGGAAATGACGGTCGTCGGCGTCAACAGGTTCAAGGAAACGGAGCCGTCGCCGCTGTCTGGCGGATCGGACGCGATCATGGTTGTCGATCCGGCCGTCGAAGCCGAGCAGATCGGGCGTCTCAAGGCCTGGAAAGCGAACCGCGACGCCAAAAAGGTGTCGGCGGCCATCGCGGAAGTCGAGCGGGCTGCCAAAGAAGGTCGCAATATCATGGAGTCGTCCATCGCGGCTGCCAAAGCTGGCGTCACGACGGGCGAATGGGGGACGACCTTGCGCAAGGTGTTCGGCGAATACCGAGCGCCGACAGGCGTCGCGCAGGCGGCCGTCGTACGCGAAGGTGCGCGGCTCGAAGCCGTTCGTTCGACGGTCGACGAAGTTTCCGATCGCCTTGGCCGCCGCATTAAATTTCTTGTCGGCAAACCGGGCCTCGACGGCCACTCGAATGGTGCAGAGCAGATTGCCGTGCGCGCGCGCGACGTCGGCATGGAAGTCGTTTACGAGGGCATTCGTCTGACGCCGGCTCAGATCGTGCGTGCCGCAGTCGATGAAGCAGTTCACGTGGTCGGGCTGTCAATTCTCTCCGGATCGCATGTGCCGCTCGTCAAGGACGTGATGGAACGGATGCGCAAGGAAGGCCTCGACGACGTGCCGGTGGTCGTCGGTGGCATCATCCCGCCCGCGGATGAGAAGGCTTTGAAGGCGTTTGGCGTCGCTGCCATTTACACGCCTAAAGACTTCCAGCTGAATGACATCATGGCCGACATCGTTCAGCTCGTTGACCGCCACGCCAGTGCGGCGGCGTGAGGCGAGGCGGCTTACGTAATCACCCCTTGGCCGCAGCGGGCGGCCGGTGATATTATTCTCCTGTTGATTTTATCGGATTGTGCGGCTCCTCAGGCTCATGACGCCGCGGTTCTGTCGGGGTAATTCGCGGCAGGCCTGCAACGCATCCTCACCGACCATAGATTTACCCTCATGCGGGGATGACATTGCCGGGCCATCTCTGATACACGCGGCGCGATTCAATGGAGGCTGACCTGTGCGCGAAGATGTTCGGCGGCGACTGAATCGGGCTATTTGGCTCGATCGTGCGAAGTACATCGGAATTGGGCTTGGCATCGTCGCGGCGATCGGGCTGGCATTCGGTTACGAGACGCTCGACCTCAAGGTCGATAATAAGGAAGTCGCTGGCAAGGTGACCGACATCGAGCCGCTGGTCACCAAATCGAGTGTGGCTGAAGCGGAAGGGGAGAATGTGATCGTCCAGCTCGATCACGGGCCTCTGATCCGGGTGCTGGCCTATAAGTCGCGGGGGCTCAAAGTCGGCGACGAAATCCAGATTGTGGAGCATCATCACGCCACGGGGCGCGTCACCCATACGCTCAAATAGCTTTTCTCGCGCGTTGACGCAGGCCACAGTGCCGGTATAGATCGCCCCTTCTCGCCCGCTTCGGGCGCAAAGCCTCAGTGGCGGAACGGTAGACGCGGCAGACTCAAAATCTGCTATCCGCAAGGGTGTGGGGGTTCGAGTCCCTCCTGAGGCACCATTTTTGTTTGCGCAGCCGCCAATCCTGCGCGTGGTGGTTCCGGTTCAAGGAAGCTCCTCTCACCTGCACCACGTAGCAGTTTTTGCTGCAATCTCTGCCGGACCATTCAAATGGGCTTAATGCACCGCGCTGGAATGCTTGGGCTAATGCAGTGTAGCTTTCAGCGATTCTCATGTATCTATGGCGGCGATGGGGATGGGGTTCCCCCGATAACCGCCCATATGGCTGATGACTCCTAGCAAAGCCGCGTCCGGGGATGCTGTTGAAAGGAGAGCCATATGACGTT encodes the following:
- a CDS encoding SDR family NAD(P)-dependent oxidoreductase; protein product: MARSILITGCSSGIGLDAARTMKQRGWRVLATARKSDDLARLQNFEGVEALHLELADPQSIATCAIRALELTRGHLDALFNNAAFGQAGAVEDLSPALLREQLEVNLIGAHDLARRLIPSMRKNGAGRIVNCSSVLGMVVAPYRGAYCASKFALEALTTSLRLELEGSGIRVSLIEPGPIRSRFVEHSVARLLATIDIENSPHREVYQTRLEKMNAGGQISFKLEPEAVTKRLIHAVESTRPRRHYYVTTPTLMAAVMRRLLPQFGIDYFARRF
- a CDS encoding acyl-CoA dehydrogenase family protein, with product MSVAPLKAGANILSAGPEKLIERCGEAVTGADRILQAAKAGVRIKIQEAGGIDNAQHTAHGLAWLATAVEGLRQMHDWANRLNGEGRFGELEQLLLIAAFAEYGAQIASGIPMSQLEIARPDALGVSKADLRRFDDSIADLVAEGGSEAVKARLGELIAAQPEAMTFGDTGLDETHAQIQDLMRRFCLDEVYPHAHEWHLKNEYIPLEVIAKLAELGVFGLALPEEFGGMALGKESMCVASEELSRGYIGVGSLGTRAEIAGELILHNGTPEQKEKYLPKIASGEMLPTAVFTEPNTGSDLASLKTRAVKDGDVYKITGQKTWITHPVRADIMTVLTRTNPNEPGYKGLSMFLAEKPRGNDEDPFPAKGMTGGEIEVLGYRGMKEYDISFDNFEVPAVNLLGGVEGQGFKQLMNTFEGARIQTAARAVGVAQCAMDLGLKYALERVQFGKPIYSFPRVRNKVVMMAVETMIARQLTYFSARQKDAGRRCDLEAGMAKLLGARVAWANADNALQIHGGNGFALEYPISRVLCDARILNIFEGAAEIQAQVIARRLLENTN
- a CDS encoding META domain-containing protein, coding for MRLTTAFLLTTLALAACGPALADDDDGPPTASWTAVELNGKPVEGLTLDYTTDKASGTGGCNRFNGLISIEDDAIQIGPLASTKMMCEGKSEIESQYFAALEAARSFTIDGGMLIIKDESGKVILKFKK
- a CDS encoding protein meaA, with the protein product MPETKTASPANAKDGKSERDKPWLFRTYAGHSTAAKSNELYKKNLAKGQTGLSIAFDLPTQTGYDSDHELARGEVGKVGVPVSHLGDMLTLLDGIPLDQMNTSMTINATAAWLLSLYIAVADQTGASRLKLTGTIQNDIIKEYLSRGTYVFPPQPSLRLIKDTIVFSTKNVPKWNPTNVCSYHLQEAGATPVQELAYALATAIAVLDTVKASGEVPAEEFGNVVGRVSFFVNAGMRFITEMCKMRAFVELWDEITRERYGVEDAKHRRFRYGVQVNSLGLTEPQAENNVYRILIEMLAVTLSKNARARAVQLPAWNEALGLPRPWDQQWSLRMQQIVAYETDLLEYGDIFDGSVEIAKKVAALKEEAKAELATIEKMGGAVAAIDYMKRRLVESGTGRLSQIESGEMTVVGVNRFKETEPSPLSGGSDAIMVVDPAVEAEQIGRLKAWKANRDAKKVSAAIAEVERAAKEGRNIMESSIAAAKAGVTTGEWGTTLRKVFGEYRAPTGVAQAAVVREGARLEAVRSTVDEVSDRLGRRIKFLVGKPGLDGHSNGAEQIAVRARDVGMEVVYEGIRLTPAQIVRAAVDEAVHVVGLSILSGSHVPLVKDVMERMRKEGLDDVPVVVGGIIPPADEKALKAFGVAAIYTPKDFQLNDIMADIVQLVDRHASAAA
- the ccrA gene encoding crotonyl-CoA carboxylase/reductase, producing the protein MASQNVATKNEATAAQSLEAGVKKDLYEIGEIPPLGHVPKNMYAWTIREERHGEPDKAMQVEVVPTWELDSHDVLVLVMAAGVNYNGVWASLGVPISPIRDVHKHPYHIAGSDASGIVWAVGSKVKRWKVGDEVVIHCNQDDGDDEECNGGDPMFSPSQRIWGYETPDGSFAQFCRVQDRQLLERPKHLTWEESACYTLTLATAYRMLFGHRPHVLRPGHNVLVWGASGGLGSFAVQLCATSGANAIGVVSEDDKKDYVLQLGAKGAINRKDFKCWGQLPKVGSPEYAEWLKEMRKFGKAIWDITGKGVNVDCVFEHPGESTIAVSVQVVKRGGMVVICAGTTGYNLTMDARYLWMHQKRVQGSHFANLAQASQANKLVVERRIDPCMSEVLSWEQIPKAHMRMMKNEHKPGNMAVLVSAPTTGLRTLEDVIEAGPRQR
- a CDS encoding YihY/virulence factor BrkB family protein translates to MKRARRLFEAIYRLYEHSGFAMAGAVAFSFVVSIFPFCIFLGALSGVFGGRELAQDAINQLFAILPEPVAKGIAPEIEAVMGSRRIDLLTASGFLALFFATSAIETLRAALNGAYRVHEKRPYPLCLLVSMLFVFVSAISTLVLTWAVVVGPSVIGPAIASQFQSEWIKRLFDSTDLGPGVRYGLAGAVIAAQLCALHLWLAAGRRRLADVWPGILLSIVLWLALAGLWSRYLAITNYSLFYAGLSQLMIALIFFQFTAITILLGAEFNRGVIEMKRMRREAAERAAFGGGSPS